From Juglans regia cultivar Chandler chromosome 6, Walnut 2.0, whole genome shotgun sequence, the proteins below share one genomic window:
- the LOC108980742 gene encoding U-box domain-containing protein 35 isoform X1: MVPHFPPDDSSAPIKSTAVAIDKDKNSPHAVRWAIDHLVISNPSIILIHVRHKSSTQQHQSGNDHGESGDHHHHSDGKELFMPYRAYCARKGIQLKEVVVEDNDVSKALLDYVNKNCIDSIVVGASTRNALTRKFKGYDVASGLLKSAPHFCSVYVISKGKIFSARTAPRPLINTVTPPKHPSGPSPTPTSGLPPPVPHEVHNGEENGATVTRSARSPWRTSGGHDRSIHLERAGSETPRVTTTRDRERTKSSPTNISMENIDLPYRSGAPRPSFGRDSHADDGDLLPGPMVMGSMDLSNQNLDFSIIPHSPKDPLARQSARDLEAEMKRLRLELKQTMDMYSTACKEAISAKNKAKELHQWKLEEARKFEEARLAEEAALAIAELEKAKCKAAIEAAEAAQRLAEKEAQRRKLAEIKAKRESEEKNRALTALTHGDIRYRKYAIEEIEAATEKFSQSMKIGEGGYGPVYKGILDHTPVAIKVLRPDAAQGRKQFQQEVEVLCSIRHPNMVLLLGACPEYGCLVYEYMNNGSLEDRLFRRGNSHPLSWRRRFTIAAEIATALLFLHQAKPEPLVHRDLKPANILLDRNYVTKISDVGLARLVPPSVANSVTQYHMTSAAGTFCYIDPEYQQTGKLTTKSDIYSLGIMLLQIITAKPPMGLAHHVQRAIQRQTFAELLDQTVTDWPMEEALVFAKLALKCAELRKKDRPDLATVIVPELNRLRELGK, from the exons atggttCCCCACTTCCCTCCCGATGACAGTTCTGCACCAATCAAGTCCACCGCTGTGGCCATTGACAAGGACAAGAACAGCCCGCACGCCGTCCGGTGGGCTATTGATCATCTTGTTATCAGCAATCCCTCCATTATCCTAATCCACGTTAGGCACAAAAGCAGTACCCAACAACATC AGAGCGGGAATGATCATGGAGAATCaggagatcatcatcatcactcgGATGGCAAAGAGCTCTTCATGCCCTACCGCGCATATTGTGCTCGTAAAggg ATTCAATTGAAAGAAGTTGTCGTTGAAGATAATGACGTTTCTAAAGCACTTCTGGACTATGTTAATAAGAACTGCATCGACAGTATTGTTGTTGGTGCATCCACAAGGAATGCCCTTacaag GAAGTTCAAAGGTTATGATGTAGCAAGTGGCTTGCTGAAATCTGCACCGCATTTCTGTTCAGTGTATGTGATTTCGAAGGGGAAGATATTCTCAGCACGAACAGCGCCAAGGCCTCTGATTAATACTGTTACCCCACCTAAACATCCATCTGGTCCATCTCCAACGCCGACGTCTGGACTTCCACCACCAGTACCTCATGAAGTACACAACGGGGAGGAAAATGGGGCCACTGTCaccag ATCTGCAAGGTCACCCTGGAGAACTAGTGGAGGGCATGACAGATCAATACATTTGGAAAGGGCGGGGAGTGAGACGCCGAGAGTAACAACAACACGTGATCGCGAGAGGACCAAAAGTAGTCCAACCAATATTTCAATGGAGAATATAGACCTTCCTTACCGATCAGGGGCGCCAAGGCCTTCCTTTGGCCGCGATTCTCATGCCGACGACGGTGATCTGTTACCAGGGCCAATGGTGATGGGATCTATGGatttatcaaaccaaaattTGGATTTCAGCATTATTCCACATTCTCCCAAGGACCCCTTGGCCAGACAGTCTGCC CGAGACCTAGAAGCTGAGATGAAGAGATTGAGGCTCGAACTGAAGCAAACCATGGACATGTATAGCACAGCTTGCAAAGAAGCAATCTCGGCAAAAAATAAG GCTAAAGAGCTTCATCAATGGAAGCTGGAGGAGGCTCGCAAGTTCGAAGAAGCGAGGCTCGCTGAAGAAGCAGCCCTAGCAATTGCAGAACTAGAGAAAGCTAAGTGCAAAGCAGCCATTGAAGCAGCAGAGGCGGCACAGAGGCTAGCGGAGAAGGAAGCTCAGAGAAGAAAATTGGCAGAGATAAAAGCCAAGCGAGAATCAGAAGAGAAAAATCGGGCATTGACTGCATTGACACATGGTGATATCCGGTATAGAAAATATGCCATAGAAGAAATTGAAGCTGCGACTGAAAAGTTTTCTCAATCAATGAAAATTGGTGAAGGTGGATATGGACCTGTGTACAAAGGCATACTTGACCACACCCCTGTTGCCATCAAAGTTTTGAGACCTGATGCTGCTCAAGGGAGGAAGCAATTCCAACAGGAG GTTGAAGTCCTTTGCAGCATCAGACATCCTAACATGGTCCTCCTCCTTGGTGCCTGTCCCGAGTATGGTTGTTTGGTCTACGAATACATGAATAATGGCAGCTTAGAAGATCGGCTGTTTCGAAGAGGCAACAGCCATCCACTTTCCTGGAGGAGACGATTCACAATAGCTGCTGAGATTGCCACTGCATTGCTTTTCCTTCACCAAGCAAAGCCAGAACCACTTGTGCACAGGGACCTTAAGCCTGCCAACATCCTCTTAGACCGCAACTATGTGACCAAAATCAGTGATGTTGGCCTAGCACGTTTGGTCCCACCTTCTGTGGCTAATAGTGTCACACAATATCACATGACTTCAGCTGCAGGGACCTTTTGTTACATAGATCCTGAATACCAACAAACAGGGAAGTTGACAACCAAATCGGACATATATTCACTGGGGATAATGCTGCTCCAAATCATCACAGCCAAGCCCCCAATGGGTCTTGCCCACCATGTTCAGAGGGCCATTCAAAGACAGACATTTGCAGAGCTGCTTGACCAAACTGTGACGGATTGGCCCATGGAGGAGGCTCTAGTATTTGCTAAATTGGCATTGAAGTGTGCAGAGCTGAGGAAAAAGGACAGGCCAGATCTTGCCACGGTTATAGTGCCTGAGCTCAACCGATTGAGAGAGCTTGGAAAGTAG
- the LOC108980742 gene encoding U-box domain-containing protein 35 isoform X2, which translates to MPYRAYCARKGIQLKEVVVEDNDVSKALLDYVNKNCIDSIVVGASTRNALTRKFKGYDVASGLLKSAPHFCSVYVISKGKIFSARTAPRPLINTVTPPKHPSGPSPTPTSGLPPPVPHEVHNGEENGATVTRSARSPWRTSGGHDRSIHLERAGSETPRVTTTRDRERTKSSPTNISMENIDLPYRSGAPRPSFGRDSHADDGDLLPGPMVMGSMDLSNQNLDFSIIPHSPKDPLARQSARDLEAEMKRLRLELKQTMDMYSTACKEAISAKNKAKELHQWKLEEARKFEEARLAEEAALAIAELEKAKCKAAIEAAEAAQRLAEKEAQRRKLAEIKAKRESEEKNRALTALTHGDIRYRKYAIEEIEAATEKFSQSMKIGEGGYGPVYKGILDHTPVAIKVLRPDAAQGRKQFQQEVEVLCSIRHPNMVLLLGACPEYGCLVYEYMNNGSLEDRLFRRGNSHPLSWRRRFTIAAEIATALLFLHQAKPEPLVHRDLKPANILLDRNYVTKISDVGLARLVPPSVANSVTQYHMTSAAGTFCYIDPEYQQTGKLTTKSDIYSLGIMLLQIITAKPPMGLAHHVQRAIQRQTFAELLDQTVTDWPMEEALVFAKLALKCAELRKKDRPDLATVIVPELNRLRELGK; encoded by the exons ATGCCCTACCGCGCATATTGTGCTCGTAAAggg ATTCAATTGAAAGAAGTTGTCGTTGAAGATAATGACGTTTCTAAAGCACTTCTGGACTATGTTAATAAGAACTGCATCGACAGTATTGTTGTTGGTGCATCCACAAGGAATGCCCTTacaag GAAGTTCAAAGGTTATGATGTAGCAAGTGGCTTGCTGAAATCTGCACCGCATTTCTGTTCAGTGTATGTGATTTCGAAGGGGAAGATATTCTCAGCACGAACAGCGCCAAGGCCTCTGATTAATACTGTTACCCCACCTAAACATCCATCTGGTCCATCTCCAACGCCGACGTCTGGACTTCCACCACCAGTACCTCATGAAGTACACAACGGGGAGGAAAATGGGGCCACTGTCaccag ATCTGCAAGGTCACCCTGGAGAACTAGTGGAGGGCATGACAGATCAATACATTTGGAAAGGGCGGGGAGTGAGACGCCGAGAGTAACAACAACACGTGATCGCGAGAGGACCAAAAGTAGTCCAACCAATATTTCAATGGAGAATATAGACCTTCCTTACCGATCAGGGGCGCCAAGGCCTTCCTTTGGCCGCGATTCTCATGCCGACGACGGTGATCTGTTACCAGGGCCAATGGTGATGGGATCTATGGatttatcaaaccaaaattTGGATTTCAGCATTATTCCACATTCTCCCAAGGACCCCTTGGCCAGACAGTCTGCC CGAGACCTAGAAGCTGAGATGAAGAGATTGAGGCTCGAACTGAAGCAAACCATGGACATGTATAGCACAGCTTGCAAAGAAGCAATCTCGGCAAAAAATAAG GCTAAAGAGCTTCATCAATGGAAGCTGGAGGAGGCTCGCAAGTTCGAAGAAGCGAGGCTCGCTGAAGAAGCAGCCCTAGCAATTGCAGAACTAGAGAAAGCTAAGTGCAAAGCAGCCATTGAAGCAGCAGAGGCGGCACAGAGGCTAGCGGAGAAGGAAGCTCAGAGAAGAAAATTGGCAGAGATAAAAGCCAAGCGAGAATCAGAAGAGAAAAATCGGGCATTGACTGCATTGACACATGGTGATATCCGGTATAGAAAATATGCCATAGAAGAAATTGAAGCTGCGACTGAAAAGTTTTCTCAATCAATGAAAATTGGTGAAGGTGGATATGGACCTGTGTACAAAGGCATACTTGACCACACCCCTGTTGCCATCAAAGTTTTGAGACCTGATGCTGCTCAAGGGAGGAAGCAATTCCAACAGGAG GTTGAAGTCCTTTGCAGCATCAGACATCCTAACATGGTCCTCCTCCTTGGTGCCTGTCCCGAGTATGGTTGTTTGGTCTACGAATACATGAATAATGGCAGCTTAGAAGATCGGCTGTTTCGAAGAGGCAACAGCCATCCACTTTCCTGGAGGAGACGATTCACAATAGCTGCTGAGATTGCCACTGCATTGCTTTTCCTTCACCAAGCAAAGCCAGAACCACTTGTGCACAGGGACCTTAAGCCTGCCAACATCCTCTTAGACCGCAACTATGTGACCAAAATCAGTGATGTTGGCCTAGCACGTTTGGTCCCACCTTCTGTGGCTAATAGTGTCACACAATATCACATGACTTCAGCTGCAGGGACCTTTTGTTACATAGATCCTGAATACCAACAAACAGGGAAGTTGACAACCAAATCGGACATATATTCACTGGGGATAATGCTGCTCCAAATCATCACAGCCAAGCCCCCAATGGGTCTTGCCCACCATGTTCAGAGGGCCATTCAAAGACAGACATTTGCAGAGCTGCTTGACCAAACTGTGACGGATTGGCCCATGGAGGAGGCTCTAGTATTTGCTAAATTGGCATTGAAGTGTGCAGAGCTGAGGAAAAAGGACAGGCCAGATCTTGCCACGGTTATAGTGCCTGAGCTCAACCGATTGAGAGAGCTTGGAAAGTAG
- the LOC108980742 gene encoding U-box domain-containing protein 51 isoform X3: MVPHFPPDDSSAPIKSTAVAIDKDKNSPHAVRWAIDHLVISNPSIILIHVRHKSSTQQHQSGNDHGESGDHHHHSDGKELFMPYRAYCARKGIQLKEVVVEDNDVSKALLDYVNKNCIDSIVVGASTRNALTRKFKGYDVASGLLKSAPHFCSVYVISKGKIFSARTAPRPLINTVTPPKHPSGPSPTPTSGLPPPVPHEVHNGEENGATVTRSARSPWRTSGGHDRSIHLERAGSETPRVTTTRDRERTKSSPTNISMENIDLPYRSGAPRPSFGRDSHADDGDLLPGPMVMGSMDLSNQNLDFSIIPHSPKDPLARQSARDLEAEMKRLRLELKQTMDMYSTACKEAISAKNKVEVLCSIRHPNMVLLLGACPEYGCLVYEYMNNGSLEDRLFRRGNSHPLSWRRRFTIAAEIATALLFLHQAKPEPLVHRDLKPANILLDRNYVTKISDVGLARLVPPSVANSVTQYHMTSAAGTFCYIDPEYQQTGKLTTKSDIYSLGIMLLQIITAKPPMGLAHHVQRAIQRQTFAELLDQTVTDWPMEEALVFAKLALKCAELRKKDRPDLATVIVPELNRLRELGK, translated from the exons atggttCCCCACTTCCCTCCCGATGACAGTTCTGCACCAATCAAGTCCACCGCTGTGGCCATTGACAAGGACAAGAACAGCCCGCACGCCGTCCGGTGGGCTATTGATCATCTTGTTATCAGCAATCCCTCCATTATCCTAATCCACGTTAGGCACAAAAGCAGTACCCAACAACATC AGAGCGGGAATGATCATGGAGAATCaggagatcatcatcatcactcgGATGGCAAAGAGCTCTTCATGCCCTACCGCGCATATTGTGCTCGTAAAggg ATTCAATTGAAAGAAGTTGTCGTTGAAGATAATGACGTTTCTAAAGCACTTCTGGACTATGTTAATAAGAACTGCATCGACAGTATTGTTGTTGGTGCATCCACAAGGAATGCCCTTacaag GAAGTTCAAAGGTTATGATGTAGCAAGTGGCTTGCTGAAATCTGCACCGCATTTCTGTTCAGTGTATGTGATTTCGAAGGGGAAGATATTCTCAGCACGAACAGCGCCAAGGCCTCTGATTAATACTGTTACCCCACCTAAACATCCATCTGGTCCATCTCCAACGCCGACGTCTGGACTTCCACCACCAGTACCTCATGAAGTACACAACGGGGAGGAAAATGGGGCCACTGTCaccag ATCTGCAAGGTCACCCTGGAGAACTAGTGGAGGGCATGACAGATCAATACATTTGGAAAGGGCGGGGAGTGAGACGCCGAGAGTAACAACAACACGTGATCGCGAGAGGACCAAAAGTAGTCCAACCAATATTTCAATGGAGAATATAGACCTTCCTTACCGATCAGGGGCGCCAAGGCCTTCCTTTGGCCGCGATTCTCATGCCGACGACGGTGATCTGTTACCAGGGCCAATGGTGATGGGATCTATGGatttatcaaaccaaaattTGGATTTCAGCATTATTCCACATTCTCCCAAGGACCCCTTGGCCAGACAGTCTGCC CGAGACCTAGAAGCTGAGATGAAGAGATTGAGGCTCGAACTGAAGCAAACCATGGACATGTATAGCACAGCTTGCAAAGAAGCAATCTCGGCAAAAAATAAG GTTGAAGTCCTTTGCAGCATCAGACATCCTAACATGGTCCTCCTCCTTGGTGCCTGTCCCGAGTATGGTTGTTTGGTCTACGAATACATGAATAATGGCAGCTTAGAAGATCGGCTGTTTCGAAGAGGCAACAGCCATCCACTTTCCTGGAGGAGACGATTCACAATAGCTGCTGAGATTGCCACTGCATTGCTTTTCCTTCACCAAGCAAAGCCAGAACCACTTGTGCACAGGGACCTTAAGCCTGCCAACATCCTCTTAGACCGCAACTATGTGACCAAAATCAGTGATGTTGGCCTAGCACGTTTGGTCCCACCTTCTGTGGCTAATAGTGTCACACAATATCACATGACTTCAGCTGCAGGGACCTTTTGTTACATAGATCCTGAATACCAACAAACAGGGAAGTTGACAACCAAATCGGACATATATTCACTGGGGATAATGCTGCTCCAAATCATCACAGCCAAGCCCCCAATGGGTCTTGCCCACCATGTTCAGAGGGCCATTCAAAGACAGACATTTGCAGAGCTGCTTGACCAAACTGTGACGGATTGGCCCATGGAGGAGGCTCTAGTATTTGCTAAATTGGCATTGAAGTGTGCAGAGCTGAGGAAAAAGGACAGGCCAGATCTTGCCACGGTTATAGTGCCTGAGCTCAACCGATTGAGAGAGCTTGGAAAGTAG
- the LOC108980738 gene encoding leucine-rich repeat extensin-like protein 3, translating to MGEFHHNLSVSMRKQWFPWLWNVGMIMGLFMFAHVTCEDHEIGVPPIGALCISDCATCPVICSPPPPQLQSHPPPTSSVHHSPPLYAQSLPPPPPQPARSSPPPPPTSPPLPSPPAALPPKASSYSSGGSPPPPFIYFNNMPPSGPGRVPPMAGAYDYSYPYYYYASMASTSLSVVDASFFLIMLLVFHFVFSCW from the coding sequence ATGGGTGAGTTTCATCACAACCTTTCGGTTTCAATGAGAAAGCAATGGTTTCCTTGGCTTTGGAATGTAGGGATGATCATGGGGTTATTCATGTTTGCCCATGTAACATGTGAGGATCATGAAATTGGGGTTCCTCCAATTGGCGCACTATGTATCAGTGATTGTGCAACATGTCCTGTCATATGTTCACCGCCACCTCCGCAGCTACAGTCACATCCACCACCGACATCTTCAGTGCACCACTCACCACCTTTATACGCCCAGTCGCTGCCACCACCACCGCCACAGCCAGCACGATCATCACCACCACCGCCACCAACATCCCCACCACTACCATCTCCACCAGCAGCATTGCCGCCAAAGGCTTCTTCATATTCTTCAGGGGGATCGCCTCCACCTCCTTTTATTTACTTCAACAATATGCCTCCTTCAGGTCCCGGACGTGTACCACCCATGGCCGGAGCATACGATTACTCCTATCCTTACTACTATTACGCTTCCATGGCTTCGACCTCTCTTTCAGTAGTCGATGCTTCCTTCTTCTTAATCATGCTTCTTGTCTTCCATTTCGTGTTTTCTTGCTGGTGA
- the LOC108980743 gene encoding conserved oligomeric Golgi complex subunit 8, whose product MELENAAEETTSSSPVTGLLPLASASQQPYVSELLSFTLDRLHKEPELLRVDAERIRRQMQEVAVGNYRAFIAAADALIAIREEVSSIDKNLESLINEIPKLTSGSTQFIESAEQILEERKMNQTLLANHSTLLDLLEIPQLMDTCVRNGNYDEALDLEAFVYKLSTMHPKLPAIQALAAEVRQTTQALLSQLLQKLRSNIQLPECLRIIGYLRRIGVFSEYEMRLQFLRCREAWLTGILEDLDQRSPYEYLKGMINCHRMHLFDVVNQYRAIFADDTSGSEENYDGGLLFSWAMHQITSHLKTLKVMLPKITEGGSLSNILDQCMYCAMGLGWVGLDFRGLLPSLFEEAVINLFSKNMNSAVENFQLVLDSHRWVPLPVVGFPAYTVGDDSQEDVTPPAHLMEHPPLAVFINGVSAAMNDLRPCAPLSLKHLLAQELIEGLRAVSDSLLRYNTARMLRESESGLFLALCRAFIEVAYPHCATCFGRCYPGGAALVMDAKNMYDGIGRLLRISPSRDPIKPVHNVQGKSISENGDLPVVENGVAPGGELTVGADADEKEKSPALQTAERHSDE is encoded by the exons ATGGAGCTCGAAAATGCAGCAGAGGAGACGACGTCGTCGTCGCCGGTTACAGGTCTCCTCCCTCTCGCATCGGCCTCCCAACAACCCTACGTCTCCGAGCTCCTGTCCTTCACCCTCGATCGCCTCCACAAG gaacCGGAGCTTCTTCGGGTCGATGCGGAGCGGATCAGGAGGCAAATGCAAGAGGTGGCTGTGGGAAATTACCGAGCATTCATTGCCGCAGCCGATGCACTGATTGCGATTCGGGAAGAAGTTTCTTCTATTGATAAGAATCTTGAATCTCTg ATAAATGAGATCCCAAAGTTGACATCTGGTTCCACCCAGTTCATTGAATCTGCAGAACAGATTTtggaggagaggaagatgaACCAAACATTGCTCGCAAATCACAGTACTCTGCTGGACTTACTTGAAATTCCTCAGCTTATGGACAC GTGTGTAAGAAATGGAAATTATGATGAAGCTCTTGACTTAGAAGCATTTGTTTACAAACTTTCAACTATGCATCCCAA ATTACCTGCTATTCAAGCGCTAGCTGCAGAAGTCAGGCAGACAACCCAGGCTCTTCTTTCTCAGCTTCTCCAGAAACTTCGCTCAAATATTCAG TTACCAGAATGTCTTCGTATTATTGGATATTTACGTCGGATAGGAGTATTTAGCGAGTATGAGATGCGTTTGCAG TTTTTGAGGTGCCGAGAGGCTTGGCTTACTGGAATTCTTGAGGATCTGGACCAGAGAAGTCCTTATGAGTACTTAAAAGGGATGATAAACTGTCATAGAATGCATCTTTTCGATGTAGTTAACCAGTATCGAGCAATTTTTGCTGACGATACATCAGGAAGTGAGGAAAACTATGATGGTGGGCTTCTATTTAGTTGGGCTATGCATCAGATTACCTCACACCTTAAAACTCTTAAAGTCATGCTCCCAAAGATAACTGAAGGTGGATCTCTCTCGAACATCTTGGATCAATGCATG TATTGTGCCATGGGGCTTGGTTGGGTTGGGCTAGATTTTCGGGGGCTGCTTCCTTCGCTGTTTGAAGA GGCTGTTATCAACTTATTCTCAAAAAATATGAATTCAGCAGTTGAGAATTTTCAG TTGGTCCTGGATTCACATCGTTGGGTCCCACTGCCAGTAGTTGGTTTCCCAGCTTATACTGTTGGTGACGATAGTCAGGAGGATGTCACTCCACCAGCTCATCTGATGGAACATCCGCCTCTTGCTGTATTTATCAATG GTGTATCTGCGGCAATGAACGACCTACGTCCCTGTGCCCCATTGAGTTTGAAACATTTACTTGCTCAAGAATTAATTGAGGGATTGCGGGCTGTTTCCGACTCTTTATTGAGGTATAATACAGCTCGGATGCTCAGAGAAAGTGAATCTGGACTTTTCCTAGCTCTTTGCCGGGCTTTCATTGAG GTTGCTTACCCGCATTGCGCCACATGCTTTGGTCGTTGTTACCCTGGTGGAGCTGCTCTTGTCATGGATGCAAAGAACATGTATGATGGAATTGGCCGCCTACTGAGAATCTCTCCCTCAAGAGATCCAATCAAACCTGTCCATAATGTACAGGGAAAGAGCATCTCAGAAAATGGTGACTTGCCTGTGGTGGAAAATGGAGTTGCACCTGGTGGCGAACTAACTGTGGGTGCCGATGCTGATGAAAAGGAGAAAAGTCCTGCTTTGCAGACCGCCGAGAGGCACAGTGATGAGTGA